The genomic stretch AAACGGGCCTGCCAgacagggtctaggagaggggggtaaagggggtaatttgtacccaggcccagggtcaaaaggggggcccagaaatttcctgggatgtgacattttcctatcagacattgcccatatgggatgctggggacactgctgaggccacatgggtgggtaaacctgggctccaaagacttttccaactgtgcctaccctcccctcaccctgctttgcccctccctcccagtctgcttgcccatcaccaccctcctctgctctgcttcatctctccccctttgcaaaagggtgcaaaagaaactttgtacctcctgataaaattcttcagaggccctgctgccgGAAACCACCAGCACTCTGGGGTTTTGCTCATTTCTGAGCAAAGGTAGAGGTTCAAGGGGATGACCCCAGGTTCACTGCCTTGGATTAGCTCAGCAGAAAAGTAAAGCTGCAATTCCCCGCTCCCTTTAAAGAAACTGACTACTTCAAACTAAGGTACATTTTTTCCTAGCAGGACCCGAGTCTTGATGAGGGGAGATGAACAAAGGAACTGCATGAAGGGACTAACCTCTAGAGGGGATTTATGTTTAAGTagttgctttagagcaggggtctccaaacttttcagtacaagggccacattgtatatttacatatttttgtggcccccaaaaaatcagttttatgaatgaatgaaatttaaatgaatgaataagttttactttgaTCTTTTTTGTAATTGGCATGGTATGATTCAGAAcgaaagagaaatgtgacagctGCAAAGAAACAAGGCCCTACTTACACTGAGAAATGATATGGAAAAATGCCCCAAATAAGCAAACattctgacaaaaaaaaagttgctgtgggccacataaaatcttgtggtaggccagatgtggccctcaggctgcaGGTTGGAGACACTGCTTTAGATTTGCTATCGGGGTTCCCAGGGCTGTCCCCAAGgctacctgttggcaaccttcagtctcgaaagactctggtatcgcgctctgaatggtggttctggcacagcgtccagtgtggctgaaaaggccaatccgggagtgacaatcccttccacactgggagcaagtgcagtctgtccctggtctgtctccctggctatgggccttccttctttgcctcttagcctcagactgttggccaagtgtctcttcaaactgggaaaggccatgcttcacagcctgcctctgagcgggccgctcagaggccagggttttccacttgttgaggtccactcctaaggcgcTGCAAACAAAGAACAACATGGCACAAATGAGTGAGCCAAATTAAGTGGCTTCTCCCTCACTTCTGTTGATTGCTAAGGGACCCCAGTAAAATTTGGGTTGCTTCCAGGTGGaataatggtggggggggggtcccacctTTTATCTTTTCCCTTACTGGTGGCAGCAACTGCCCCCTTTTTGAGACTGTTCCCTGCTGCCTGAGAGGTCATGGGAAGATCAAATGCATGAGCTGTGTCCCTTGCTTCCTGTATTGCTGCAAGGTCAGCCACTGCAGCCTCCATGGCTCACCAGGCAGTACTTCAGACAAGCAAAAGTTTCTTCTCTGAAACTGGATAAGTAGCAAAAAATGGAAAGCCTGCCTGCCCCAAGGTGCTTTTTGAAAATTTATTTGTTTACTGGTTTTCtatccccacctttctccccccccaGGGGGCCCTAAATCCATCATCCATTGTGCAAAGGGGCTTATTGGAGCATTCTCTCAGGTTTTAAGTTGCACCAAACATTTCAGCAGCAAGCATGGAAAGGTTAGCTAATGTGAGATAAGAGCAAGATTGCTTATTAATGCAGTAACGTGCTAGGCGAAAGAGGGGGGCCTCTTAACACCTTATTTGGGGTTTCTTGTTTTCCTGAAACCCTCCAGGCAATAGCAGCCTATGCATAACTAGTGAGAATGGATGCTCACTCAACAAAAGGTGCTTCCAATTGTCTCTCAGCAGCATTCTGAGCCAGTCTAAGTTCAACAATACTGTACAGCTGAAGGTACTTTGTAGACAGTAGAATAACAGCTGTTCAAAAATAGTTCTTTATTGGTACAAAACTAGTATTTGGTAGTGATGCGAGAGTCATCAGCCTAATGCACTGTAGGGCGATACAAACCCTGTGATAGGGATCAGACAACTTAGGTAAGCATCCAGGCTTACCTAAGGATGGAGATGTTGGAGGGAAGCGAGTAGAAAAAAGGGACATCTCCACCACAGTCAGGACAAATCTGTCTACgggaaagctggtgtaaggagggACACTTACAGAAAGAGTGCAATGTACAGTATATGTACACCCAGGCTGGGCagcggtggtggtggggggcagattCTCCCCTTATCCAGTCCTTATATACCTACATGTAGAGAATTTAAGTAGTCTTTCTATGGCGGATGAATTTGTGGGTGCTGATCTGCAAACAGCCAGGAACTTTTGCCCAATCCAAAGACTTCAAGGTCATGAATGCCAATGAGGCCAGGGGTCCACCTGGCATTCCACTTGCTGTGATCCTGGCTGTTGACCTATAAAGCAAGTTGgtttttctcctttcttcttgATCAGTGACAGCCATGGCAGTTggggtggcaaggagttccattcaGCTTGCAGCGGCAGCCCCCGCTTGTATCGCCAGAGCCCTgcagaaaacaagaaaaagtcagcaggaacaaaacaaaaaagggggcaACGCAGGGGGGAAGGAGCGTGTCAACAATCTTACAGCACTTTTaagcaggaggcaggaaaaatCAGCGTACGCCTCTGTTCGTAGGAAAAGCCAGTGGGAGGGGAAACCATGCTTCTTAGATTGGTCATTTTGACAGCAGCTGGGATGGAGTGTGGGTGGAAGAGATGTGCTTCTGTCATTACTACTGCCCTTAGTCCACATTTATCTGCAGCCCATCACTTGCAGAAagtcttctcttccccccccccccaaagtttctCTGAAGAGGAGCAAGACTGGAGGGCAGTTTGTGCTGCAGCCCCCTGTTCAGAGACAGTGACACGAGACACCTGGTGCTATAGCTTGTGCACTCAGTCAGCACGTACTGCTGGTCCCCAGCGTGGGCCTTTGGTTGCCCAGCAGATTTCTGTGTGGCAGACAGTGCACCGGATCCAGTCACAGCCGTCTTTCTTCTGGATAATGATCCTGCAGGCTGGACAGTACATGGCGTCCCCTTTCTGCACCATGGTctgaaaggaaaggaagagagcTGTGAGAATGAAACATTCTCAGTTTGTCTCATTCAATCAGGTAACGGAGCATCAACAACCCAATGGcctggaccagtgtttctcaaactgtgggttgggacccactaagtgggtcgcgagccaatttcatgtcaGTCatttcatggtatgtgactacatttggggaaatgttacacatctgtgttttgaacaggctactacatatatgctttttaTAATGGTAgtaaaggggacttactcctgggtaagtgtgggtaggattgcaaccaaggattgttaaaactcttcctgcctgatgatgtcacttccagtcacagcatcacttctggtgggtcctgacagattctcattctaagaagtgggtcctggtgctaaaagtttgagaactgctggcctgGACATACCACTTAGGAGGGTGTGCATCTGTTTTGCCAATGAACAGAAACCGAACCTAATCAAGCTTGTTCGGTTTGATTTTCATGTGTCCAATACACAAAGTAACATGGGGATAGAATTGATTTTCAAAATCCCATTCATATTCATTCGTTTCTTCCTCTTACTTGGTTTTTGCCACCTGCCATTGTCAGCATCCCTCCCATCCCTCCTGGCCAGCATCACCTTGAATACCCCCACAAAGCCAGGCTGCAGTATTAAGAGCTCAGAACCCCACAGAAGGTTATCCCAGATTTCCCTCACCACAAGGTAGGTAAAGCTGAGAAACGGTGACTAGCCTGAGATCACTTAGTGCATTTCATCATTGGGTGatctgaacccagatcttcctggTTCAATTCCCAGCACACCCATCCACTGTCCCCACAGTCAGCAAGGGACAGACCTACACATGTGAACAGCTCTCAGTCAGTTTAGTCAGCCAAGGTCCCTGCTAATAGTACTCCgaggcctgagccagcagggctcctgctgcttctcccttaTCTTTTCTCACCAGTAACATAGTTGTGGTTTGCTGCGCAGCTTTGTCATTCTGAGCACGGATCCTGAGGTCATCCTGGTACTCTTTGCAGTTCATATTTTCATGAATAGCCTGTGGACAAGACACAGTCTGAATTGCTTGTTTTGTCAGCTTACAAAACTGACATCACTCTCTTTCAGGCTCTGATACTATTCTGAGTTTATGAAACGTGTGCTCTTAGACCCTAATCCTGTCCCCTGCCACATTAAaacatgcagccgtgccaaaagaGACTGTGCTGCATGTTGCGGGGGAGTATTGGACAacttgcaggaggtaagtaaaaatattttcacttacctcctagtaggctgcctgatcacctatgggtctcctcagacatgccagccattttggtgctgtatGTTCAAGATAAGGGGTGgggtgattttaaaaacagcagtgTCCTGCTGCTGTAAATATGATGATGGGGTTGGGCAGTTAATGTCTCTCCTACCTTACTAATGTGTGCTTTTATTGCATGGTTTTTATTGCATGGTTTTTCTTTTATTGCAATGGTTTTATTGCATGGTTTTATTGTGTGGTTTTATTGCATGGTTGCAGATTTCTTCTGCATTTACGATAGCAAATTTTTGAAAAAGTTGGTCACTCTCTCCACGGCCACAGAGAACAAGACTCTTGGTGCTTCATGCAAAATGGGGGCCAAGGTTCATATTTCAGCAGGAAGCTTATTTTAATGCATTCATAACTGCCCTTTCCACCACTGCTGGGCCACAAAGCAGCTGACCACTGTAAAGGACAATCAAAACATCACAAGCAAACAACAAAAGCAGACTCCTGTTAACTGGAGACCTTTTGAAGTGGCAGTGAGATTTGGCAGGCAGACTATACAGCCCAGGAGAACATTCATCCCAGAGAGGTGTCTCTTATGTGTCTGTTTTTCAGACTGGGAACCCTTGATTGtgctatgtgaactgctttgttaactttttgcTGAGAAGCAACATACCAACATTCTACATATTAATGATGTTCTAAAATGTTCTACAACAACGTTCATATAAAATGTTCTACAACATCTACAACAAATGTGCCACTCATGTGGCAGAAAATCAAAGGTCCACCTTGAGGGTCCACATCACAGTgttgggcttgggagggggaaggtcaCCTTGGAGTGTATTTGGAATACACACAAGCCTACCCACTGCCACCAAAAGACTGGCCTCCACTCCCCAGGCTACACTTTGTGGGGTACAGTTCcagcaccccccaccaccactgcaccgGCTAGATGGACCTCCAATGTCTCACCTGGCAGAGCAGGCAGTTCACCTTCTGGCACACGGGACATGGAAACTCATTGACGTCGTCCTCAAAGAAACACCATCCCCGGCAGTCTGTGGTCTTGCAGTGGTAGCTGGAGCGGCTGCGGCTCTCGGCAACAGAGACGCCAAGGTCCAGGAAATGCTGGTACTCACCATCGCTCAGGAGCTGTGGATCAGGTGCAGAGCAGCTGAGAGGAGAGCTCAGGAAGGGAGCTGCGTTGCCTCAACTGCCCAACAGCGCTGCTCAGTGGGGGATCCGTCCGCAGAAGTTTCTCATGGGAATGACAGTCCACGTGGCAGCCATTTCCCCAGGACATTACTACTGTCACAAGACTCCCATACCCACCGATTAAAGCTGGTGCCCTGCCAATCATGGATGGCAGCACAACTGCCATGCCCTGCTCGGAACCAGACTGAGGCACTCGTGATCCTCAGCAGCACTGGCAATCCCAAGACCAAAGGCAACCACAGGACACCTGATCTGCCCAAGCACAGCCTGCCGTCCTGGTGACTGGCCCATCAGCCCCCCTGGCACCAGCCACTCAGCAATTTCAATTGCCCAAAGGATCCATCTGGAGCCGAGTAAAGGCCAGCAGGATGAACTCTGCCCTGTGACTTGGAAGGAAACCTACAAGGAAGGAGACTTTAGTGTGAAAGACAACAGAggctctggggcaaagccctcTCCTGCACCGCAGTTGCAGCTGTTGACTCCTATTTCCTGCACGACTCCAGGACTGAAACCAACAAAAATGAGGCACTGGTGCCTAAATGGCAGCTCTACCAAAGCCTCTGTTGCTGCTCTTACTGGGGAGAAAGAGCCCACTGCCTCTCTCGCAGCAACTGCAGCGTGCCACGGAGAGAGAGTTTCAAGAGTAGGTGCAAGGCCATCTTCAGTGCACGTAGCTTGAGCAGCAGCTTagtcctccctgccttccccacttccatttccctcccctttctgtCGTTTCCTCTGGATCTACTTACACTGTAAGCCCCCTGGGATCAGGGACCTACCCTCTCACTCTGTGCAAAATGCCCTGTATCTTGATGGTGCTTGATATATTGTGATGTTGGGTTGAAACCTCccattcccaccaccaccccatgtaGTGAACTGCCCACCCCTCAGTGCTTCCTCATTCCAAGCTCTGCAATGCACCCAAGCTGGccctctgcctgctcccattgagACACCTACTGCCTTGATCTCCCGTTCCAGCAGCTGCCCTGGGCAGGAGTACTTCTCATCGATGTAGGGGCAATGCACTTCTGGCTCCTGGCTGTTGAGAATGGTCCCTCTCAGGCAGTCCCTAGGAAAAGAAACAACCGTGACAGGGAAGAGAGATGTGGGCAGCAGACTCCTTTTACAATGAAGCCCCTACCTACAGATAATGTAGGGTTCCCTGCACGTTTAGGTTGCCCGTTTCAACTCTGGGTCACAAAGAGCTCTGGCCACAGCATAAAAGCTGTTTCAGCGTCGAGAGTGGGAGTGTGAGCACCCAACATGAACTACAGATCCCAGACATGGGCACTTGTGGCTCTCCCAATGAGAGTCAGCTAATCCTGAGTGAGGAGCAGGGCTGTGGTTCAACTTACCTGCAGAAGGAGTGCAGACATTCCCGCAaagtcaccccctccccagggtCCAGAGCCACAAAGCAGATGGGACATTCCACGGCCTCATCAGCAGGCACCAGGCTCTGTCCATCcagctggaggagctgctggtagTTCTTCTGCTTCTGGTGCTCCTTCGCCTAGAACAAGACAGGGTGTGAAATGATGCATGGTCACCTGGCAGGGCACACCCTAGAACACTGTTTTCACATTACCTTTTGCCCCATGAGTTCCATGGTTTCTATACAGGTGTCAGTCCCCACACAGAAAACCAGGCCACCTCCGCACCTGATCTCTTtctagaaacagagcagcagccTCTACAGACAACACAGCGTTGGACTCTTTTGACCTTTGGTGTTCCACGAACGAAGAGACTGCCACCCAAACCAGGCACTTTGCAGGAGATCCTCCTAAGAAGGCACAGGCCAAGCCCAACCTGCTTATCTCTTCTGCAAGGCAACGGCAGAATGAGCCTTCCAAGCACAGCCTTGGCTCTGTGgcagggccatagctcagtggcagagcacgcACTTGCACATGCCTTGCAGTTAAACTAACCAAAGGAAGCAGACCTagaatggctgctgcttgagGCCTtaagagagccactgccagctggaGGATGGGCTGCTCCAGAGTGGAAAGCACATGGTCCTCCTACAAGCCTCCTGTGGTGCTTTGCAGCTAGCAAGCACTGCACATGTGCGCAGCCAAGAAAAACATGCAGGGAGGGCACGGTTCATTTCCACACAGAAGGCCGTCCCCGGGATCCTCCAGTAGAAGGACCAGGTTGCGGAGGAGGGGCAAGACTCTTTCTGCTTGAGCCCTGCTGACACTGGGGTGGCAGATGCTACGGGGCATAACTGACCAATGGACTGATTAAGCGAAAGGTGCGTTCATGTCACACTGACCCAGCCCTGAGCTCTGCAGCCTCCCTTGTTGGAATGCAGGAGGGTGGCCCACACTCCATGCGCTCACTTTTCAGTCTCACCTGCTCATACTGGCGCATGgattcctcctccctctccagccGCACCAGCTCCTCTTCATCCGGCTGGTAGGCCTCTGGCACGACGTAGCCCTGGGGGCGCTCGGCACAGCACATCTCACAGCCTGGCCACGTGGGCTTGTTGACGTATGTGCAACGTGGACACTCCCAGCCAACCTGGAAAGCAGCCCCAAGGCAGAAAGGAAGAGCAAGGTTAGAGAAAGAAGGAGGGCATTCTGAGCCATGCCTGGCCCCTGCACAGCCCCTTACCTTTGGGGGCTGCTCAGAGGGGGGGCTACCTGGGTCACTCTTCTCCTCAAGACTTTCTGAGGGTCCCCCTGGAGTTGAGGCTGCTGCATTTGTCGTCCCCCGGGCCAGCAGGATGTCCTCTTCAATACCTAACTCTGACAAAGTgcaggggaggaaaagaaagccTGGGCGAGAGGTTGTATCCTGCTATGCCCAAGAGTAACACAGCAGGATTAATCAAGGCCCTCTGATGCAACCTGGGCATCAAAGGCTGTTACCTGCACACATTTTCCATCACTTTAATTAACCA from Tiliqua scincoides isolate rTilSci1 chromosome 4, rTilSci1.hap2, whole genome shotgun sequence encodes the following:
- the RBCK1 gene encoding ranBP-type and C3HC4-type zinc finger-containing protein 1 isoform X3, which gives rise to MSTVPIYLKVQPCMTLASLKDMVFLHYGFPPSVQQWVVGKRLPRDHETLYYHGIQRDGDAAYLYLRSARAAQLCRDSCQQDHERRQLEGFLFLPCTLSELGIEEDILLARGTTNAAASTPGGPSESLEEKSDPGSPPSEQPPKVGWECPRCTYVNKPTWPGCEMCCAERPQGYVVPEAYQPDEEELVRLEREEESMRQYEQAKEHQKQKNYQQLLQLDGQSLVPADEAVECPICFVALDPGEGVTLRECLHSFCRDCLRGTILNSQEPEVHCPYIDEKYSCPGQLLEREIKALLSDGEYQHFLDLGVSVAESRSRSSYHCKTTDCRGWCFFEDDVNEFPCPVCQKVNCLLCQAIHENMNCKEYQDDLRIRAQNDKAAQQTTTMLLTMVQKGDAMYCPACRIIIQKKDGCDWIRCTVCHTEICWATKGPRWGPAGSGDTSGGCRCKLNGTPCHPNCHGCH
- the RBCK1 gene encoding ranBP-type and C3HC4-type zinc finger-containing protein 1 isoform X1, which gives rise to MEEASRKEQQALRLAEAIKGGDEEAARRCAIWLTERRVPVTVQVKQEADPEQDIRLWVGVEDAQMSTVPIYLKVQPCMTLASLKDMVFLHYGFPPSVQQWVVGKRLPRDHETLYYHGIQRDGDAAYLYLRSARAAQLCRDSCQQDHERRQLEGFLFLPCTLSELGIEEDILLARGTTNAAASTPGGPSESLEEKSDPGSPPSEQPPKVGWECPRCTYVNKPTWPGCEMCCAERPQGYVVPEAYQPDEEELVRLEREEESMRQYEQAKEHQKQKNYQQLLQLDGQSLVPADEAVECPICFVALDPGEGVTLRECLHSFCRDCLRGTILNSQEPEVHCPYIDEKYSCPGQLLEREIKALLSDGEYQHFLDLGVSVAESRSRSSYHCKTTDCRGWCFFEDDVNEFPCPVCQKVNCLLCQAIHENMNCKEYQDDLRIRAQNDKAAQQTTTMLLTMVQKGDAMYCPACRIIIQKKDGCDWIRCTVCHTEICWATKGPRWGPAGSGDTSGGCRCKLNGTPCHPNCHGCH
- the RBCK1 gene encoding ranBP-type and C3HC4-type zinc finger-containing protein 1 isoform X2, giving the protein MEEASRKEQQALRLAEAIKGGDEEAARRCAIWLTERRVPVTVQVKQEADPEQDIRLWVGVEDAQMSTVPIYLKVQPCMTLASLKDMVFLHYGFPPSVQQWVVGKRLPRDHETLYYHGIQRDGDAAYLYLRSARAAQLCRDSCQQDHERRQLEELGIEEDILLARGTTNAAASTPGGPSESLEEKSDPGSPPSEQPPKVGWECPRCTYVNKPTWPGCEMCCAERPQGYVVPEAYQPDEEELVRLEREEESMRQYEQAKEHQKQKNYQQLLQLDGQSLVPADEAVECPICFVALDPGEGVTLRECLHSFCRDCLRGTILNSQEPEVHCPYIDEKYSCPGQLLEREIKALLSDGEYQHFLDLGVSVAESRSRSSYHCKTTDCRGWCFFEDDVNEFPCPVCQKVNCLLCQAIHENMNCKEYQDDLRIRAQNDKAAQQTTTMLLTMVQKGDAMYCPACRIIIQKKDGCDWIRCTVCHTEICWATKGPRWGPAGSGDTSGGCRCKLNGTPCHPNCHGCH